A single genomic interval of Plantibacter sp. Leaf314 harbors:
- the rsmD gene encoding 16S rRNA (guanine(966)-N(2))-methyltransferase RsmD, which yields MAGIRIISGFAGSRTIRVPGSGTRPTSDRVREALFSALEARDVIAGAEVLDLYAGSGSLGLECASRGATVVTLVDRSSEAAKLCRDNARIVTSAAPRGASPRITVQAKAVGAYLAGATVPSDLVFIDPPYDLPEAELTANLAALVGLVADDGLILVERSSRSPEPTLPAELEVLRKSTYGETLIWWIAPA from the coding sequence ATGGCCGGCATCAGGATCATCTCGGGTTTCGCCGGATCACGCACGATCCGGGTTCCGGGCAGCGGGACACGACCCACGAGTGATCGTGTCCGCGAAGCGCTCTTCTCGGCGCTGGAGGCCCGCGACGTCATCGCCGGGGCCGAGGTGCTCGACCTCTACGCCGGATCAGGCTCTCTCGGACTTGAGTGCGCGAGTCGGGGCGCGACCGTGGTGACCTTGGTCGACCGGTCGTCCGAAGCCGCGAAGCTGTGCCGCGACAACGCCAGGATCGTGACGTCGGCCGCCCCTCGTGGCGCGTCGCCCCGGATCACGGTGCAGGCCAAGGCGGTCGGCGCCTATCTCGCGGGGGCGACGGTCCCGTCCGACCTCGTGTTCATCGATCCGCCCTACGACCTGCCCGAGGCCGAGCTCACCGCCAACCTGGCGGCGCTCGTCGGCCTCGTGGCGGATGACGGCCTGATCCTCGTGGAACGCAGCTCCCGGTCGCCGGAACCCACGCTCCCCGCCGAGCTCGAGGTGTTGCGGAAGAGCACCTACGGCGAGACCCTCATCTGGTGGATCGCTCCGGCCTGA
- the thiL gene encoding thiamine-phosphate kinase yields the protein MNESGSASGGGAMHGTSVGDLAEGELLERIFPRLPHAEAELLGPGDDAAVVQAPDGRFVVTTDTMIHGPDFRLAWSTGQDLGWKAAASNLADVAAMGARPTALVVALAMPKHLPVAVLDGFAEGLRDACSALAPGCGVVGGDLAVSDVFMIAVTAFGDLEGRAPVRRDGAQLGDTVAVAGELGAAAAGLRLLFERGVDEAGVPSAEAAAALRVEHRALVEAQLAPRPPIGAGVVAAVGGATAMLDLSDGLALDAGRLARASGVAIDLRGDALGADAVLALSGGEDHALLATFPASGGVPDGFRAIGTVRSGAGVLVDGRLYDGDAGWDPYRDWDDAAG from the coding sequence ATGAACGAGTCTGGGAGTGCCTCCGGCGGTGGTGCGATGCACGGGACGTCCGTCGGCGACCTGGCCGAGGGGGAGCTGCTGGAACGGATCTTCCCCCGTCTGCCGCACGCGGAGGCCGAACTCCTCGGGCCAGGCGATGACGCAGCGGTCGTGCAGGCGCCGGACGGTCGGTTCGTCGTGACGACGGACACGATGATCCACGGCCCGGACTTCCGGCTCGCGTGGTCGACCGGACAGGATCTGGGCTGGAAGGCCGCGGCCAGCAACCTCGCCGATGTCGCCGCCATGGGTGCCAGGCCGACGGCCCTCGTGGTGGCGTTGGCGATGCCGAAGCACCTGCCGGTCGCCGTCCTCGACGGGTTCGCCGAGGGCCTCCGCGACGCCTGCTCCGCCCTCGCGCCGGGGTGTGGCGTCGTCGGTGGTGATCTGGCCGTCTCGGACGTGTTCATGATCGCGGTGACGGCGTTCGGGGACCTGGAGGGGAGAGCTCCCGTCCGACGCGATGGCGCGCAGCTCGGTGACACCGTCGCGGTCGCCGGTGAGCTGGGAGCGGCGGCTGCCGGCCTCCGGCTGCTGTTCGAGCGAGGAGTCGACGAGGCGGGGGTCCCGTCGGCCGAGGCGGCGGCCGCGCTGCGGGTGGAGCATCGGGCCCTGGTCGAGGCGCAGTTGGCTCCGCGCCCACCGATCGGTGCCGGCGTCGTCGCGGCCGTCGGGGGAGCCACGGCGATGCTCGACCTCTCCGACGGCCTCGCGCTGGACGCCGGGCGTCTCGCTCGGGCGAGTGGTGTCGCGATCGACCTCCGGGGCGACGCGCTGGGCGCCGACGCCGTGCTCGCCCTCTCCGGTGGAGAGGACCACGCGCTGCTGGCGACGTTCCCCGCGTCGGGCGGTGTCCCCGACGGGTTCCGCGCCATCGGCACGGTGCGGTCGGGAGCCGGTGTCCTCGTGGACGGCAGGCTCTACGACGGCGACGCGGGGTGGGACCCGTACCGCGACTGGGACGACGCCGCCGGCTGA
- a CDS encoding DUF3515 family protein, whose protein sequence is MSPTRALLATALAAVAALALAGCAPAVALEPADDANNPQCAEVTVRLPDVVAELPERTTDAQATGAWGDPSAVLLHCGVAIPGPTTQQCQSVNGVDWIIDDSDAPRYRFTTFGRTPAVEIVLDGDAVASSTVLADLAPAVSVLPITGKCTALGDAELPIPTDG, encoded by the coding sequence ATGTCCCCGACCCGCGCCCTCCTGGCCACCGCCCTCGCTGCGGTCGCCGCCCTCGCCCTCGCCGGCTGTGCCCCCGCCGTCGCACTCGAACCAGCCGACGACGCGAACAACCCGCAGTGCGCCGAGGTGACCGTGCGCCTCCCCGACGTGGTGGCCGAGCTGCCGGAACGCACGACCGACGCGCAGGCCACCGGCGCCTGGGGCGACCCGTCAGCCGTCCTCCTGCACTGCGGCGTCGCCATCCCCGGCCCCACCACCCAGCAGTGCCAGTCCGTGAACGGTGTCGACTGGATCATCGACGACAGCGACGCGCCGCGCTACCGCTTCACGACCTTCGGCCGCACCCCCGCGGTCGAGATCGTGCTCGACGGTGACGCCGTCGCCAGCAGCACCGTGCTCGCCGACCTCGCGCCGGCCGTCTCGGTCCTGCCCATCACGGGCAAGTGCACCGCCCTCGGCGACGCCGAGCTGCCGATCCCCACTGACGGCTGA
- a CDS encoding D-alanine--D-alanine ligase family protein produces MTHKTGVVVLFGGRSSEHSISCATAGGVLAAIDRERYDVYPVGIAHDGSYVLEVDDPSRYALDPEHLPEVDASRPAVRWPDRIGSRELTVVGPDGAESTLGPIDIVFPILHGRFGEDGTVQGMLELVDLPYVGSGVLASSLGMDKHFTKTVLEAAGIAVAPWVRFSAYEWASAPEQVLSSLGSLGLPAFVKPARAGSSVGVSKVSSPEAFAAAIEVALAEDSTVLVETGLVGREVECAVLESLPGTAPRVSVAGEVVVTGRDFYDFAAKYLDAPGIELVCPADIPDAQLADMQDLARRSFDALGCAGLARVDFFLTADGFVVNEVNTMPGFTPISMFPSCWLASGLSYPELITELIEVARARS; encoded by the coding sequence ATGACGCACAAGACCGGAGTGGTGGTGCTCTTTGGAGGCCGTTCAAGCGAGCACTCGATCAGCTGCGCAACGGCGGGCGGCGTCCTCGCGGCGATCGACCGTGAACGATACGACGTCTACCCGGTCGGCATAGCCCACGACGGTTCCTACGTCCTCGAGGTCGACGACCCGAGCCGGTACGCGCTCGATCCTGAGCACCTTCCGGAGGTCGACGCCTCGCGTCCCGCCGTGCGGTGGCCTGATCGGATCGGCTCCCGGGAGTTGACCGTGGTCGGCCCCGACGGTGCCGAGTCGACGCTCGGACCGATCGACATCGTGTTCCCGATCCTCCACGGCCGGTTCGGCGAGGACGGGACCGTGCAGGGGATGCTGGAGCTCGTCGACCTGCCGTACGTCGGGTCGGGGGTGTTGGCGTCGTCGCTCGGGATGGACAAGCACTTCACGAAGACCGTGCTCGAAGCCGCAGGGATCGCCGTCGCCCCCTGGGTCCGGTTCTCCGCCTACGAGTGGGCGTCTGCACCGGAGCAGGTCCTGTCGTCACTCGGTTCCCTGGGGCTCCCGGCCTTCGTGAAGCCGGCTCGCGCCGGATCGAGTGTCGGTGTCTCGAAGGTGTCCTCGCCCGAGGCGTTCGCCGCCGCGATCGAGGTCGCACTCGCCGAGGACTCGACGGTGCTCGTCGAGACCGGCCTCGTCGGGCGCGAGGTCGAGTGCGCCGTCCTCGAGTCGCTGCCCGGCACTGCTCCGCGGGTGTCCGTGGCCGGCGAGGTCGTCGTCACCGGACGCGACTTCTACGACTTTGCGGCCAAGTACCTGGACGCCCCCGGCATCGAGCTGGTCTGCCCTGCCGACATCCCCGACGCGCAGCTCGCCGACATGCAGGACCTCGCGAGGCGGTCGTTCGACGCCCTCGGATGCGCCGGGCTCGCGCGGGTCGACTTCTTCCTGACCGCCGACGGCTTCGTCGTCAACGAGGTGAACACCATGCCCGGCTTCACGCCGATCTCGATGTTCCCAAGTTGCTGGCTCGCCTCGGGGCTCAGCTATCCGGAACTCATCACCGAATTGATCGAGGTCGCGCGCGCCCGGTCGTGA
- a CDS encoding NAD(P)H-dependent glycerol-3-phosphate dehydrogenase, translating to MSPRNVPASPAATRVAVLGAGSWGTTFGKILADGGSDVVMWARRPELAREITEAKRNSDYLPGINLPMRMTATASMVDAVRGAAVVFLSVPSQSLRDNLIALRPHLEEGTIVVSLMKGVERRSGSRMSEVIRETLDIDPSRIAVASGPNLALEIAREQPTAAVISSESLETAQTVALLARNRYFRSFVNTDVIGTEFGGVLKNLIAVAIGIVDGVGYGENTKASIITRGLVEMTDFAVAHGAQPETLSGLAGLGDLIATCQSPLSRNNTAGRLLGQGYQFDDVVKQMQQTAEGLASVAPVLELARAKGVAMPIVEQVKQVLDGTLDPKDIAPHLTTDDDEPQGERSNDDAQDRSGGALWRPFKRALDQLRNGGRRPRGDRP from the coding sequence TTGAGTCCTAGGAACGTTCCGGCATCACCGGCCGCCACGAGGGTCGCCGTGCTCGGAGCGGGCAGCTGGGGCACGACGTTCGGCAAGATCCTCGCGGACGGTGGGTCCGACGTGGTCATGTGGGCCAGACGACCCGAGCTCGCCCGTGAGATCACCGAGGCGAAGCGCAACAGCGACTACCTGCCGGGCATCAACCTGCCCATGCGCATGACGGCCACGGCGAGCATGGTCGACGCCGTGCGCGGGGCAGCGGTCGTCTTCCTGTCGGTCCCGAGCCAGTCCCTGCGCGACAACCTCATCGCGCTGCGCCCGCACCTCGAGGAGGGCACCATCGTGGTGTCGCTCATGAAGGGTGTGGAGCGACGCAGCGGCTCGCGCATGAGCGAGGTCATCCGGGAGACGCTCGACATCGACCCCTCGCGCATCGCCGTCGCCTCCGGTCCGAACCTCGCCCTCGAGATCGCCCGTGAGCAGCCGACCGCGGCGGTCATCTCCTCGGAGAGCCTCGAGACCGCGCAGACGGTCGCACTCCTGGCGCGCAACCGGTATTTCCGCAGTTTCGTGAACACCGACGTGATCGGGACCGAGTTCGGTGGGGTCCTGAAGAACCTCATCGCCGTGGCGATCGGCATCGTCGACGGCGTCGGATATGGCGAGAACACGAAGGCGTCCATCATCACGCGAGGGCTGGTGGAGATGACCGACTTCGCGGTCGCCCACGGCGCCCAGCCCGAGACCCTGTCGGGCCTGGCCGGGCTCGGCGACCTCATCGCCACCTGCCAGTCCCCGTTGTCCCGCAACAACACGGCGGGCCGACTGCTCGGGCAGGGGTATCAGTTCGACGATGTCGTCAAGCAGATGCAGCAGACGGCCGAGGGGCTCGCCTCCGTCGCTCCGGTCCTCGAACTGGCCCGCGCGAAGGGTGTCGCGATGCCCATCGTCGAACAGGTCAAGCAGGTGCTCGACGGCACGCTCGACCCGAAGGACATCGCACCACACTTGACGACCGACGACGACGAACCCCAGGGGGAGAGAAGCAACGATGACGCACAAGACCGGAGTGGTGGTGCTCTTTGGAGGCCGTTCAAGCGAGCACTCGATCAGCTGCGCAACGGCGGGCGGCGTCCTCGCGGCGATCGACCGTGA
- a CDS encoding 1-acyl-sn-glycerol-3-phosphate acyltransferase: MGVERSRPSIYWLLSSIAIPPFSALVKLRIRHGERLPQEGAFILSPNHDSEFDPLIMGAAVWRLGRQPRFMAKGSLFRVPVVGWLLSRSGQIPVQREGSARGMDPVSAAAHLARRGQGVIVYPEGSLTRDPGLWPMRGRTGAARIALTHGLPIIPAAHWGTQEVMPRYGKLRVFPLRKRVDVAIGEPVDLSAFAGRPLDSKTLNEATEVVMQAITALCEELRGAQAPTERWDPSKHQQKETGRFES; the protein is encoded by the coding sequence GTGGGGGTGGAGCGGTCGAGACCGTCGATCTACTGGCTGTTGTCGTCGATAGCGATCCCGCCGTTCAGCGCCCTCGTCAAGCTGCGGATCCGGCACGGTGAACGACTGCCACAGGAGGGTGCCTTCATCCTGTCGCCCAACCACGACAGCGAGTTCGACCCGTTGATCATGGGCGCCGCCGTCTGGCGGCTCGGCAGGCAACCTCGCTTCATGGCCAAGGGCAGCCTGTTCCGCGTGCCGGTCGTCGGGTGGCTCCTGAGCCGGTCGGGGCAGATCCCGGTGCAGCGGGAGGGTTCGGCCAGGGGCATGGATCCGGTGAGCGCCGCGGCGCACCTCGCCCGTCGCGGTCAAGGCGTCATCGTGTACCCGGAGGGGTCGCTCACCCGTGACCCGGGGCTGTGGCCCATGCGCGGACGCACGGGCGCGGCGCGGATCGCCCTCACCCACGGCCTGCCGATCATCCCCGCAGCGCACTGGGGTACGCAGGAGGTCATGCCGCGGTACGGGAAGCTGCGGGTGTTCCCGCTGCGGAAGCGCGTCGACGTCGCCATCGGTGAGCCGGTCGACCTCTCGGCCTTCGCGGGTCGGCCGCTAGACTCGAAGACGCTGAACGAGGCGACCGAGGTCGTCATGCAGGCCATCACCGCCCTCTGCGAGGAACTCCGCGGTGCCCAGGCTCCCACGGAGCGTTGGGACCCCTCGAAACACCAGCAGAAGGAGACGGGCCGCTTTGAGTCCTAG